Proteins co-encoded in one Pocillopora verrucosa isolate sample1 chromosome 1, ASM3666991v2, whole genome shotgun sequence genomic window:
- the LOC131772476 gene encoding uncharacterized protein, with translation MDPGLLRIYFMIQEFLKQPGHVWWQMSLVLTMAYTFFVRERLLDHNIFDSYPNPLPAVKRRCNDPVLGEGYVGCFEASMLTNYGFDEQSLSVVTPEACIDKCKTNMFTYAALLKGKKCYCGMGYEIQAKSKECKCRRKCSGDKKKRCGGSKHTSLHKTYFCTQKMKAARTIDGTCNDLNNTAAGSRFYRFGRNVPLEYTYTNSTRLLSPDPRILARTLLQRKKFLEVPWLNLLSAAWVQFMVHDWFDHGTPVTENKIKIPLQSNDSLYSRMKVMKVLRTKPDSCREDTDPPIYQNDVTHWWDGSQLYGSDIETHKRVRSFAGGKLIVDDNDGLLPVDPKTNIDVTGFSKNWWVGLSILHNLFTREHNRICDMLFKNHPDWTDDQLFQTARLINTAQIVRIHTLEWTGAILNTDFINESLIAQWYGQVSPRVEKILQSMNISIGVNSIPTHVNNSPDYRGVPFSLTEEFVSVYRMHSLLPDTIAIRQMSTGSYNGKRYSLPKYSFDHARRVFDDNPLDDVLFTFGVEKSGQLVLHNYPTTLMNLRIPKHQKGGRLVDLATIDILRDRERGVPRYNQFRRLLNLSTPKTFETLTNDSVTAAELKQAYNGNIEDVDLLIGSLAEARPDGFGFGDTPFQLFLCMANRRLKTDRFLTIDYKEEYYTREGLDWVESSTMKDILLRNFPEVSGLDKAMKNITNAFYVWSQ, from the exons ATGGATCCTGGACTCCTTCGCATATATTTTATGATTCAAGAATTTCTCAAACAACCAGGTCACGTGTGGTGGCAGATGTCGCTTGTACTGACCATGGCTTACACATTTTTTGTCAGAGAAAGGTTGCTGGATCACAATATTTTTGATTCGTATCCAAACCCTTTGCCTGCAGTCAAGCGACGCTGCAATGATCCTGTGTTGG GGGAAGGATACGTTGGATGTTTTGAAGCATCAATGCTGACAAACTATGGATTTGATGAACAGAGTTTAAGTGTAGTAACTCCCGAGGCATGCATTGacaaatgcaaaactaacaTGTTCACGTATGCAGCCTTactcaaaggaaaaaa ATGCTATTGTGGTATGGGCTACGAAATTCAAGCAAAGTCCAAAGAATGTAAATGTCGCAGGAAGTGTAGCGGAGACAAAAAAAAGCGATGCGGTGGATCAAAACATACCTCTCTTCATAAAACAT ATTTCTGTACACAGAAAATGAAAGCAGCTCGGACAATCGATGGAACATGTAACGATCTAAACAACACAGCCGCTGGAAGCAGGTTTTACCGGTTTGGTAGGAACGTCCCTCTAGAATACACCTACACTAACTCAACCCGTCTCCTGAGCCCCGATCCACGGATTTTGGCCAGAAC GCTATTACAGCGAAAGAAGTTTCTGGAAGTCCCTTGGTTAAATCTGCTTTCAGCAGCTTGGGTTCAGTTTATGGTTCATGACTGGTTTGACCACGGAACGCCAGTTACTGAAAATAAGATCAAAATTCCTCTGCAATCTAACGACTCTTTGTACTCAAGAATGAAAG TCATGAAAGTTCTTCGAACGAAGCCAGACTCGTGCAGAGAAGATACTGACCCACCTATTTATCAAAATGACGTCACTCACTGGTGGGACGGCTCACAGTTGTACGGCAGTGACATAGAAACGCATAAGCGAGTCCGTTCCTTTGCTGGTGGAAAGCTGATTGTTGATGATAACGATGGTCTTCTACCTGTGGATCCTAAAACCAACATTGACGTCACTG GATTCTCCAAAAACTGGTGGGTTGGATTAAGTATCCTGCACAACCTGTTTACAAGGGAACACAACCGAATCTGCGATATGCTTTTCAAAAATCATCCTGATTGGACAGATGATCAACTTTTCCAAACAGCCAG GCTTATCAACACGGCTCAAATAGTTAGAATCCACACTTTGGAATGGACCGGTGCAATACTGAACACGGACTTCATCAACGAGTCGCTGATAGCTCAGTGGTACGGTCAAGTTAGTCCACGAGTTGAAAAGATATTGCAGAGCATGAATATTAGTATCGGCGTCAACAGTATTCCGACGCACGTGAATAATTCACCGGATTACAGAGGGGTTCCTTTTTCTCTGACGGAGGAATTCGTGTCTGTTTACAGAATGCACTCGCTGTTACCGGATACAATTGCCATCCGTCAGATGAGTACAG gtaGTTATAACGGAAAAAGGTACAGTCTCCCCAAATATTCTTTCGACCACGCCCGAAGGGTGTTCGACGATAACCCATTAGATGATGTTCTGTTTACTTTTGGAGTGGAGAAGTCAGGGCAACTGGTGTTGCATAACTATCCAACAACACTCATGAACCTGAGGATACCAAAGCACCAAAAAGGTGGACGG CTCGTTGACTTAGCAACCATTGACATTTTGAGGGACCGCGAGAGAGGGGTCCCACGGTACAACCAGTTCAGACGATTGCTGAACCTTAGTACACCAAAAACATTCGAAACACTTACAAATGACTCCGTAACTGCTGCAGAACTCAAACAGGCCTACAACGGTAACATTGAAGATGTCGaccttctgattggttctttagCCGAAGCGCGCCCTGACGGATTTGGGTTTGGGGACACCCCGTTTCAACTTTTCCTGTGTATGGCCAACCGTCGTCTTAAAACCGACAG GTTTTTGACAATCGATTACAAGGAAGAGTATTACACTAGAGAAGGTCTGGACTGGGTTGAATCATCCACCATGAAAGATATACTGCTACGAAACTTTCCTGAAGTGAGCGGTCTAGACAAAGCTATGAAGAATATTACAAACGCGTTTTACGTGTGGAGTCAATAA